The window AGCGTTCGGCGCAGCATAGGCGAGGGCCCTGGCGTGCAGCGCCAGGATCCGAAAAAGTGATACGCGTATAACCCTGGCCGGAAGTGCGCCTCGCCTGCCGGGGCCATCCCGGATAATTTCGTGATGCCCTTCGCATCCGACTCGAACGACAAGGACGACGCGTTTCCCTCGGCCGGGTCGCTCTTCGGCCGCTTGCGCATGCGGCATCTCGTCGCCATCGAGATACTCGCAGAACGAAAGAACATCCGGCAGGCATCGCAGGCCCTGTTCCTGTCGCAACCGGCCGCGAGCAAGCTGCTGCACGAGATCGAATCGATCTTCGAGGCACGCCTCTTCGAACGCACGGCACACGGCATCGAGATCACGCCCCAGGGAGCGGTGTTGCTTCACTGGGCTCGCAAGGCCATGGCCGACATGGACGCTGCACGCTCGGAGATCAGCGCGCTGCGCGATGGATGGGAAGGCCGCGTGCGGGTTGGTGTGTTCCCGGTCGCGGCATCGGTGCTGGTTCCGGAAGCGGTCGCGCTTCTCAGCAGGTCGCGCCCTGGCATCCAGGTGGAACTGCAGGAGGGCCTCGAGACAACGCTGCTTCCTCAGCTCGAGAAGGGTCGGCTCGACTGCGTGATCGGCCGTGCAACCCCCCTGGCCGGAGCCCGGCGCCTGTCTCACGAAACCTTGTTCGAGGAGCCCACCGTCGTCGTTTGCGCTGTCGACCACCCCTTGCTGGACTCCCCCGACTGGACCCACGCCGATATCGATCGCTACGAGTGGATCCTTCCTGCCCGATCGGGCCAGCTCTACTCCCTGGTCGCCGGCGGCCTGGCCAGGCGCGGGGCGGCCCCTCCGCGCGTGGCCGTGGAGACGTCCTCCATCCTCACGCTGGTCGAGATCCTTCGCCAGTCACAGTTGCTTTCCGCGATCGCCAGCGGCGTTGCGCGCCGCTTCCTGGAGATCGGCTTGCTCAGGACCTTGGAGCTGCCGCTTTCGGCGTCGCTGCATCCGGTCGCGATCATCACG is drawn from Variovorax sp. PBS-H4 and contains these coding sequences:
- a CDS encoding LysR substrate-binding domain-containing protein, which gives rise to MPFASDSNDKDDAFPSAGSLFGRLRMRHLVAIEILAERKNIRQASQALFLSQPAASKLLHEIESIFEARLFERTAHGIEITPQGAVLLHWARKAMADMDAARSEISALRDGWEGRVRVGVFPVAASVLVPEAVALLSRSRPGIQVELQEGLETTLLPQLEKGRLDCVIGRATPLAGARRLSHETLFEEPTVVVCAVDHPLLDSPDWTHADIDRYEWILPARSGQLYSLVAGGLARRGAAPPRVAVETSSILTLVEILRQSQLLSAIASGVARRFLEIGLLRTLELPLSASLHPVAIITNHAASVHPATSMFLDAVREVCAKRSTA